In one window of Prevotella sp. E13-17 DNA:
- a CDS encoding pseudouridine synthase, producing the protein MDFENEKNHEGLSTEQQNTSREGFQKEFRPVGRSPRPRIHARPVGNSYERPNFVKHNQDDEGGFRPEGFGAGLQSQAPQRNYRPRTNNYGNNDYQQRPQGGYGQRPQGGYQQRPQGGYGQRPQGGYGQRPQGGYQQRGGYGQRPQGGYGQRPQGGYQQRGGYGQRPQGGYQQRGGYGQRPQGGYRPRTADYDPNAKYSMKKRIEYKEINFDPNEPVRLNKFLANAGVCSRREADDFIQAGVVTVNGEVVTELGTKVMRTDLVKFHDNPVTLEKKVYVLLNKPKDYVTTSDDPQQRKTVMDLVKDACPERIYPVGRLDRNTTGVLLLTNDGDMASKLTHPKFLKKKIYHVYLDHNVTAHDMQRIAEGVMLDDGEIKADAIEYADPVDKKQVGIEIHSGKNRIVRRIFESLGYKVTKLDRVQFAGLTKKNLRRGDWRFLTEEEVDRLRMGAYE; encoded by the coding sequence ATGGATTTCGAAAACGAAAAAAATCATGAAGGGCTGTCAACAGAACAGCAGAACACAAGCCGTGAAGGCTTCCAGAAGGAATTCAGACCAGTAGGTCGCTCACCGCGCCCACGTATTCATGCACGTCCTGTAGGTAATAGTTACGAGCGTCCTAACTTTGTCAAGCATAATCAGGATGATGAGGGCGGCTTCCGTCCAGAAGGTTTCGGCGCTGGTTTGCAGAGTCAAGCTCCACAGCGAAACTATCGTCCGCGTACCAATAATTACGGTAATAATGATTACCAGCAGCGTCCTCAGGGTGGTTATGGCCAGCGTCCTCAAGGTGGCTATCAGCAGCGCCCTCAGGGTGGTTACGGTCAGCGTCCACAGGGTGGTTATGGCCAGCGTCCACAAGGCGGCTATCAGCAGCGTGGTGGTTATGGCCAGCGTCCTCAGGGTGGTTATGGTCAGCGTCCACAAGGCGGCTATCAGCAGCGTGGCGGTTATGGCCAGCGTCCCCAGGGAGGCTATCAGCAGCGTGGTGGTTATGGTCAGCGTCCCCAAGGTGGTTACCGTCCCCGTACGGCCGACTATGATCCCAATGCAAAGTATTCAATGAAGAAGCGTATTGAATACAAGGAGATAAACTTCGATCCCAACGAGCCTGTACGCTTGAATAAGTTCTTGGCAAATGCAGGCGTTTGCAGCCGTCGAGAGGCAGATGACTTTATCCAGGCAGGTGTTGTTACTGTTAATGGCGAGGTTGTTACCGAGCTGGGAACAAAGGTTATGCGCACCGATCTCGTGAAGTTCCACGATAATCCTGTAACACTTGAGAAGAAGGTATATGTACTTCTCAATAAACCCAAGGATTATGTGACCACCAGTGATGATCCTCAGCAGCGCAAGACAGTGATGGATCTCGTAAAGGACGCATGTCCCGAGCGTATCTATCCAGTTGGTCGTCTCGACCGCAACACAACCGGTGTTCTTCTGCTTACCAACGATGGCGATATGGCATCTAAGCTCACACATCCTAAGTTCTTGAAGAAGAAGATCTACCACGTATATCTGGATCATAATGTAACGGCACACGATATGCAGCGCATTGCAGAGGGTGTGATGCTCGACGACGGTGAAATCAAGGCCGATGCTATCGAGTATGCTGATCCTGTTGACAAGAAGCAGGTTGGTATCGAGATTCACTCAGGCAAGAACCGCATCGTCCGTCGAATTTTTGA